In the genome of Bacteroidota bacterium, the window CACCTCTCACTCCTCACCTCTCACTCCTCACCTCTCACCTCTCACCTCTCACCTCTCACCTCTCACCTCCCCTCACCTCTCATCAACCTCCTCAGCATATCAAGAGCTATAATTGTTGAATACTGAATATTCTGCAACCTTCCTTTAGCGTGGAATATTTTTTTTGAAACAACTATATTTTTTGATGCAACAGCAATCCAAACCGTACCAACAGCTTTATCATCAGTTCCTCCATCGGGTCCTGCAATTCCGGTGGTTGCTATTGAAAAATCAGTATTCAAATTTTCTATTATTCCTTGAGCCATTGCCTCTGCCGTTTGCTGACTTACTGCACCGTAATCAATTAAGGTTTTTTTAGGAACTGATAATTTGCTCATTTTCACTTCATTTGAATATGCGATTACAGCTCCTTTAAAATATTGAGAACTTCCGGGTATTAATGTTATTTGATGAGAAATGTTCCCTCCTGTACAACTTTCTGCAACTCCTAACATTGCATTTTTTTCTAAAAGTAATTTCCCAATTGCCTCAGGAATAGTTATTTCATCATATCCAAAAATATACTCTCCAATCCTCTGTTTAATTTTTTCTATTACATTATTAATTTGTTTTTCCAACAAAAAATAATTTTCTCCTTTTGCAGTAAGTCTTATTTTTACCTGAGCAAGTGAAGGCAAATAAGCCATTGATAAATTTGTTTCCAAATTATCTTCAATATCTTTTATTATTTCAGCAATACGTGATTCCGAGATAGCAATTGTTCTGATATTTTTATTTATCAAAGCAACATTTTTTATCTTTGTTTTTAAAAATGGAACAACTTCATTTGTCATTAAAGCTTTTAATTCAAAGGGTATTCCCGGTAAAGAAATTAAAATTTTTCCATTTTCTTCAAATAGTAATCCGGGTGCTGTGCCATATTTATTTGTTAAAGCAATAGCCTTTTCAGGAATTAACGCTTGGTCTTTATGATATTTTGTGATTTTTTTAATTCTGTGTTTCAATATATTTTTTACATCTTCAAAAACCTTTTCATCAAATCTTAATTTCGTATTAAAATATTCAGTTAGAGTTTTTTTGGTAATATCATCATTTGTTGGTCCAAGTCCACCCGAAACAATAACAGTATCAACAACTTTAAAAATTTCATTTATAGAATTAAAAATACACTCACGTTCATCAGGAATGCTTATTTTCTTTTTAACGCTCAGCCCAATTAAATTTAATTCCTTTCCCAAAAACTGCGAATTCGTATCTAATGTCTCTCCACTCAATACTTCATTTCCTATGACAATAATTCCTGTATCCATGTAATTAATTTTTATCAAAATTACAATTTAGAAAAATAATGACAAAAATAATTGCTTTTTAATAGTTTTTTGACAGACTGACGTTAAGTATATGGCTTTTGGCGGTTTTTGGAACACAAATCTTTCAACTTACTTTTGGTTTCGCCCGCCTGTCGAACCTTGGCAGGCAGGCTCAACAACGTACATAAAAACCATAGGTGGCCATGCACTATGGGTTTTTATATGCTTAGGTGTTAGCTGTTGTTATTTTTTAATTATTATATCAAGTCCCAAACCGTGATACAATGTTACTTCTTTGTAAATACTACTTCAAATATCTTTAAATACCATATCTTTCATTTCTTCTTTCAAGTCGATTTGTGAATTATGTATTTCGCCTGATGCAATGTGAATTATCAAATATAAATCTTCATCTAATTCTAATTCACGAATTGATTGTATTTTAAAATTCTGATTTAATATACCTCCACTTGGTGATGAATTTTCTATAAATATTTTAGTAAAGTCATTTTTGTGTTTTTTGTTTCCTATTTCAATTTCTATTGTAGTCTCAGATTGTTTTAACAATTTTAAATTACCACATTCCTTGTTCAAATTGCACATAGTAAGCGATATTTCTGGAATTATTTCAAAGTATGGAATTGACTTCGCTTTTTGAATTGCTTTCTCGAAATATGGTCTTATTTCATCAACATATCTATTGTCTATTATTTCAATTGTATCAACTATTTCAATTATTTCAAATTCCCCATTTTTATTCAATTCTTTTAATAAGATAATGCCTTTCCATCTCGTTCGTTCCTCTCTTTTTACTGGATTCTCTTCAGTATCTCTTGCCCAAAATCTATCTAATGAAGTTTCAACTACAATTAATTTAGATTTTACAAATCCTATCGGATAAAGTTTATTAACATATGCCTTTCCA includes:
- a CDS encoding competence/damage-inducible protein A, producing MDTGIIVIGNEVLSGETLDTNSQFLGKELNLIGLSVKKKISIPDERECIFNSINEIFKVVDTVIVSGGLGPTNDDITKKTLTEYFNTKLRFDEKVFEDVKNILKHRIKKITKYHKDQALIPEKAIALTNKYGTAPGLLFEENGKILISLPGIPFELKALMTNEVVPFLKTKIKNVALINKNIRTIAISESRIAEIIKDIEDNLETNLSMAYLPSLAQVKIRLTAKGENYFLLEKQINNVIEKIKQRIGEYIFGYDEITIPEAIGKLLLEKNAMLGVAESCTGGNISHQITLIPGSSQYFKGAVIAYSNEVKMSKLSVPKKTLIDYGAVSQQTAEAMAQGIIENLNTDFSIATTGIAGPDGGTDDKAVGTVWIAVASKNIVVSKKIFHAKGRLQNIQYSTIIALDMLRRLMRGEGR